The Prevotella sp. E9-3 genome has a window encoding:
- the cas1 gene encoding type II CRISPR-associated endonuclease Cas1 produces the protein MIKKTLCFSNPAYLSLRDAQLVIKLPEVEKATNLSEDFKSAQTVTRPIEDIGVVVLDNKQITITQGALEALLENNSAVITCDSNHMPVGLFLPLVGNTTQSERFRDQIDASQPLRKQLWQQTMQYKIANQAAVLKKCSDAETKCMQVWANDVRSGDPENMEARAAAYYWKNLFGHIPGFIRDREGIAPNNLLNYGYAILRAVVARSLVASGLLPTFGIHHHNKYNAYCLADDIMEPYRPYVDHLVYEITEQYGVDVELSKDIKAELLSIPTLDVVIGGKRSPLMVATSQTTASLYKCFSGELRKIAYPEMS, from the coding sequence ATGATTAAAAAGACCCTATGTTTTAGCAATCCTGCTTATCTCTCGCTAAGAGATGCCCAATTGGTGATAAAGCTTCCTGAGGTAGAGAAAGCTACTAATCTGTCTGAGGATTTCAAGAGTGCTCAGACAGTGACACGACCTATCGAGGACATTGGGGTGGTAGTGCTCGATAATAAACAAATCACCATCACCCAAGGAGCGCTGGAAGCTCTATTAGAAAACAATAGCGCAGTTATCACTTGCGACTCTAACCACATGCCTGTTGGCCTGTTCCTTCCATTGGTGGGTAACACAACCCAAAGCGAACGCTTCCGAGACCAAATTGATGCTTCACAGCCTCTTCGCAAACAACTGTGGCAACAGACCATGCAATATAAGATTGCCAACCAAGCTGCCGTACTTAAGAAATGCAGCGATGCAGAGACGAAGTGCATGCAGGTATGGGCTAATGATGTGCGCAGTGGTGATCCTGAAAATATGGAAGCACGAGCAGCCGCTTATTATTGGAAGAATCTGTTTGGCCATATTCCTGGTTTCATTAGAGACCGAGAGGGCATAGCTCCAAATAATCTTCTGAACTATGGCTATGCCATATTGCGCGCTGTGGTAGCTCGTTCGTTAGTGGCCAGTGGTCTTCTCCCGACTTTTGGCATTCATCATCACAATAAGTATAATGCCTACTGTCTGGCTGATGACATAATGGAGCCATATCGGCCTTATGTAGATCATTTGGTTTATGAAATCACAGAACAATATGGAGTTGACGTAGAACTATCTAAAGATATAAAAGCGGAGTTACTGTCTATTCCTACTCTCGATGTCGTGATTGGTGGCAAACGAAGTCCTTTGATGGTGGCAACTTCTCAAACTACTGCCTCTCTTTATAAATGTTTCAGTGGTGAACTACGAAAAATAGCTTATCCGGAAATGTCATGA
- the cas2 gene encoding CRISPR-associated endonuclease Cas2, with translation MIAERFSEYRVMWLMVLFDLPTETKKDIREYTLFRKRLIQDGFTMFQFSIYIRHCASMENAEVHRKRVKAILPEFGKVGIMCITDKQFGNIEIFYGTKPQQTNAPGQQLELF, from the coding sequence ATGATTGCAGAACGATTTAGTGAATATAGGGTTATGTGGCTCATGGTATTGTTTGACTTACCGACAGAAACAAAGAAAGACATACGTGAATACACTTTGTTTCGCAAACGACTTATACAAGATGGGTTCACCATGTTTCAGTTCTCTATATACATACGCCACTGTGCCAGTATGGAAAATGCTGAAGTGCATCGCAAACGAGTAAAAGCCATACTTCCTGAGTTTGGTAAAGTTGGCATCATGTGCATAACTGACAAACAGTTTGGTAACATTGAGATTTTCTATGGTACCAAACCTCAGCAGACGAATGCTCCAGGCCAGCAATTAGAGCTGTTCTGA